One genomic window of Candidatus Diapherotrites archaeon includes the following:
- a CDS encoding HEPN domain-containing protein, protein MAAAKIQTRKVDKEKYTNYLKKAQDFFTTMQSAYKAGNWNSTGLEGVHCVISANDALLVFFGGSRSISQDHKDVARLLTTVINTPDAKESSQHLRKVIALKNIIEYEERLFTQKEAVEVMKHAERFFAWVKSMLPN, encoded by the coding sequence TTGGCAGCAGCTAAAATACAAACCAGGAAAGTTGACAAGGAAAAATATACCAATTACTTAAAGAAAGCCCAGGATTTCTTTACTACAATGCAGTCTGCATATAAAGCAGGAAATTGGAACTCAACAGGGTTAGAAGGAGTTCATTGTGTAATTTCTGCCAATGATGCTTTGTTAGTATTCTTTGGTGGGAGTAGAAGCATAAGTCAAGACCATAAAGATGTGGCCCGTTTGCTTACGACAGTAATTAATACCCCGGATGCAAAGGAATCCTCCCAGCATTTAAGAAAGGTTATTGCTTTGAAAAATATAATAGAGTACGAAGAACGACTATTTACACAGAAAGAGGCAGTGGAAGTTATGAAACATGCTGAGCGATTCTTTGCCTGGGTGAAATCTATGCTACCAAATTAA